The Candidatus Eisenbacteria bacterium region CGCCGCCGGGGCCGCCGGGGTGGTGGCCCTGGCGCTCTCGTGGTGGCTCTCCCGCCGCATCCTTCGTCCGGTGGATGCGCTGACCGTGGCGGCGCGCCGGCTGGGAGCGGGCGATCTCTCCCCACGCGTTCCCGCCACCTCGGGCGACGAGATCGGCGAGCTGTCACGCGCATTCAACGCCATGGCCGAGGCGCTGTCCCGGCAGGAGACGCTGAGGCGGAATCTGATGAGCGACGTCGCTCACGAGCTGCGCACACCGCTCACCAATCTTCGCGGTCAGATCGAAGCCGTCGAGGACGGGCTGCTCGCGCCGAGTCCCGAGACGATCCGCTCACTGCGTGAGGAAGTGCTGCTCCTCTCCCGCCTGGTCGAGGACCTGCAGACGGTGGCCGTGGCCGAAGCCGGCCGGCTCTCGCTCGATCGAGCGCCGGTCGCGCTGCCCGACCTGGTGGAAGGCGCGCTCGACAGCATTCGCGTGGTGGCCGCGGATCGCGGGATCACGCTCGCGAGCACCATCCGCGACCTGCCGATGGTCGATGCCGATCCGACGCGGATCGGCCAGGTGCTGCGCAACCTGCTGGCGAATGCCGTCACCGCCACGTCCCAGGGCGGCCGCATCGAGGTCTCGGCCCATGCCGAGGAGGGGTTCGTTCATGTGTTCGTGACCGACACCGGAGCCGGCATCGCGCCCGAGCATCTGGCCCACCTCTTCGAGCGCTTCTATCGGGTCGATGCCTCGCGAACTCGTACGACGGGAGGCGCGGGCCTCGGGCTGGCCATCGTCAAGGCCATCGTCGAGGCGCACGGCGGAGCGGTGACCGTGACGAGCGATCTGGGCCAGGGCACCTCGTTTCGATTCACCCTGCCCCGAGTCGAGCCCTGAGCTTCATCAGTTCTTCACGCGGCCGCTCTAGGGTGGCGCTCGCATCGGCCGCTTGAATCTCGTTTCG contains the following coding sequences:
- a CDS encoding ATP-binding protein, translated to MIRSLRARLFLIAAITIVVALGVVGLMSRRVAQMEFRRFELVERAAHVENLARELKRRVALADSARLDSVLAELGRTEQRELLLVAPDGRVLGASTPELRESRVTMGPRGRIEIDREVRRGATSAQLRAVLTGGPRAELRRADGSLLGILAILPAAGRETSHARPFGLSFDLRLATAAGAAGVVALALSWWLSRRILRPVDALTVAARRLGAGDLSPRVPATSGDEIGELSRAFNAMAEALSRQETLRRNLMSDVAHELRTPLTNLRGQIEAVEDGLLAPSPETIRSLREEVLLLSRLVEDLQTVAVAEAGRLSLDRAPVALPDLVEGALDSIRVVAADRGITLASTIRDLPMVDADPTRIGQVLRNLLANAVTATSQGGRIEVSAHAEEGFVHVFVTDTGAGIAPEHLAHLFERFYRVDASRTRTTGGAGLGLAIVKAIVEAHGGAVTVTSDLGQGTSFRFTLPRVEP